A window from Flammeovirgaceae bacterium encodes these proteins:
- a CDS encoding Gfo/Idh/MocA family oxidoreductase produces the protein MASRRDFIKAATLTGVGLTILPTGTLFSKQKDEAVRVGLIGVGLRGQNHLNLLLQRPDVEVVAICDVQQRMMDMAKGLVSKSGKPMPQVVLDGPYGYRKLLENKDLDAVVISTPWEWHTVMCLDSMNAGKYTACEVMTGATIEECWQLVHTSERTGMPMMMLENVCYRRDVMAVMNMVRQNVFGELVHLQGGYQHDLREVKFNDGQQPYGGGVEFGEKGFSEAQWRTQYSIMRNADLYPTHGVGPLAMMIGINRGNRFTHLSSYASKSRGLHDYIVKKGGEGHPNAKIEFKLGDVVTTMIKCANGETLLLQHDTNLPRPYSLGFRVQGTNGIWMDVNKSIYIEGQSKEAHQWEGAQEWLDKYDHPLWKAHAAKATGAGHGGMDWFVVNAFVESVKRKANTPQDVYDAVTWSAIAPLSETSIQQGGESLAFPDFTSGKWMYRKNDFARDGDY, from the coding sequence ATGGCATCACGCAGGGATTTTATCAAGGCGGCCACCCTCACCGGGGTAGGGCTTACCATACTGCCAACTGGCACCTTGTTTTCCAAACAAAAAGATGAGGCCGTAAGGGTAGGACTGATAGGCGTGGGGCTGCGGGGGCAAAACCATTTAAACCTGCTCCTGCAAAGGCCGGATGTGGAGGTGGTGGCCATTTGCGATGTGCAGCAGCGGATGATGGACATGGCGAAAGGCCTCGTCAGTAAATCTGGCAAGCCCATGCCCCAGGTAGTGCTTGATGGGCCGTACGGCTACCGCAAGTTGCTTGAAAACAAGGACCTGGATGCCGTTGTCATATCCACGCCATGGGAGTGGCACACGGTGATGTGCCTCGACAGCATGAACGCAGGGAAGTACACCGCATGCGAGGTGATGACCGGGGCGACCATTGAAGAATGCTGGCAGTTGGTGCATACCTCCGAGCGCACGGGCATGCCCATGATGATGCTGGAAAATGTGTGTTACAGGAGGGACGTCATGGCCGTGATGAACATGGTGCGGCAAAATGTTTTTGGCGAGCTTGTCCACCTGCAGGGAGGGTACCAGCACGACCTGAGGGAAGTAAAATTCAACGATGGCCAGCAGCCGTATGGTGGGGGCGTTGAGTTTGGCGAAAAAGGTTTTTCGGAGGCACAATGGCGCACACAATATTCGATTATGCGCAATGCCGACCTTTACCCCACCCATGGCGTGGGCCCCTTGGCCATGATGATAGGCATCAACCGGGGCAACCGGTTTACGCACCTCTCTTCGTACGCGTCCAAGTCCCGCGGCCTGCATGATTATATCGTAAAAAAAGGTGGCGAAGGCCACCCTAATGCCAAAATCGAATTTAAGTTGGGCGATGTGGTAACGACCATGATAAAGTGCGCCAATGGGGAAACCCTATTGCTGCAGCATGACACCAACCTTCCCCGGCCTTATTCATTGGGCTTTAGGGTACAGGGCACGAATGGGATATGGATGGATGTGAACAAATCCATTTACATAGAAGGGCAAAGCAAAGAGGCCCACCAATGGGAGGGCGCGCAGGAGTGGCTGGACAAGTATGACCACCCCTTATGGAAGGCCCATGCCGCCAAAGCTACCGGGGCCGGGCACGGTGGCATGGACTGGTTTGTGGTCAATGCTTTTGTGGAATCGGTGAAAAGAAAGGCCAATACGCCACAGGATGTTTACGATGCCGTCACCTGGAGTGCGATTGCACCTTTATCGGAAACTTCCATTCAACAGGGTGGAGAGTCGTTGGCATTTCCCGACTTTACCAGTGGCAAATGGATGTACAGGAAAAACGATTTTGCCAGGGACGGTGATTACTGA
- a CDS encoding YceI family protein yields the protein MMRNNLTALLCALLISLGASAQTWKVDPNHASIMFNAKHSGISFVNGRFMQFEATVEGGTPEDFTGAKVSFTAQVNSINTGVEARDKDLKSANFFDMENHPTISFVSKSFTKTGDHTYKVVGDLTMRGNTREVELVAKHIGSTKTRDGLNKVGFQLTGSVDRNDFGISGAASSVAPIIEIICNAEMSEQK from the coding sequence ATGATGAGGAACAACCTAACCGCATTGCTGTGCGCATTGCTTATTTCCCTTGGTGCCAGTGCCCAAACGTGGAAAGTCGACCCCAACCATGCCAGCATCATGTTCAACGCCAAGCATTCGGGGATTTCTTTTGTGAACGGAAGGTTCATGCAATTTGAGGCCACCGTGGAAGGCGGGACGCCCGAGGATTTTACAGGTGCCAAAGTGTCGTTTACCGCCCAGGTAAATAGCATCAACACAGGTGTCGAGGCCCGCGACAAGGACTTGAAGAGCGCCAATTTTTTTGACATGGAAAACCATCCCACTATTTCTTTTGTGAGTAAATCGTTTACAAAAACAGGCGACCATACCTATAAGGTGGTAGGGGATTTGACCATGCGGGGAAACACCCGGGAAGTGGAACTCGTGGCCAAGCACATCGGGTCCACCAAGACCCGGGACGGCCTTAACAAGGTAGGGTTTCAGTTGACGGGGAGCGTGGACAGGAACGATTTTGGCATATCGGGTGCCGCCAGCTCCGTGGCGCCCATTATCGAAATCATTTGCAATGCTGAAATGTCCGAACAGAAATAG
- a CDS encoding DUF2490 domain-containing protein has translation MPIIGFFLLLPRYGCAQIDEDRMGAWYMYFFNTTFKEGPWGAQGDIQYRNWNMAGDLEQLLLRGGITYKPQNANIKMTLGYGNVTTGVYGTDDSTTAESRLYQEALFPVRFGRVHTHHRFRYEQRFVASQDFRTRYRYNLFINIPLNRPAMEKKSIYLALYNELFINGQRAIGNGNQVEVFDRNRFYTALGYIIDDSLKIQLGIMNQTTDNWGKNQFQVSLHHEI, from the coding sequence ATGCCTATTATTGGGTTTTTCCTCCTATTGCCCAGGTATGGATGTGCCCAGATAGATGAAGACAGGATGGGCGCCTGGTACATGTATTTTTTCAACACCACCTTTAAAGAAGGGCCCTGGGGCGCCCAGGGCGATATCCAGTACCGCAACTGGAACATGGCTGGCGACCTGGAGCAACTGCTGTTGAGGGGCGGCATAACCTATAAGCCACAAAACGCCAACATCAAGATGACCCTGGGGTACGGAAACGTGACCACCGGTGTTTACGGGACGGATGATTCCACCACTGCGGAAAGCAGGTTGTACCAGGAGGCGCTATTTCCTGTGCGGTTTGGCAGGGTGCATACCCATCACCGGTTTCGTTACGAGCAACGGTTCGTTGCCAGCCAGGACTTCCGTACCCGCTACCGGTATAACCTCTTTATCAATATCCCCCTGAATAGACCGGCCATGGAAAAGAAATCCATATACCTTGCCCTCTATAACGAACTATTCATAAACGGGCAGCGGGCCATTGGGAATGGAAACCAGGTGGAAGTTTTTGACCGCAACAGGTTCTATACGGCTTTGGGGTACATAATTGATGATAGCCTTAAAATCCAGTTGGGCATCATGAACCAAACCACTGATAATTGGGGCAAAAACCAATTCCAGGTAAGCCTTCACCATGAAATCTGA
- a CDS encoding threonine ammonia-lyase has translation MPEVSLPVGLHDIQAAQVLLKDVVRPTLLDYSRNLSERAGTDVYLKCENLNRTGSFKIRGAYNRMAHLTEEGKASGVVAASAGNHAQGVALAARLLGIKATIVMPHGASAPKLLATRGYGATVEQTGHTIDDCLVRAKEIEDKTGAVLIHPFNHQDIIAGQGTCGLEVLEQCPKVKTILVSTGGGGLLAGIATAVKSLRPDVKIIGVQAEQAAAYPPSLKEGKPVAIKNMNTMADGIAVGHPGEIPFAIINQLVDAVETVSENCLSGTLLYLLERAKLVVEPAGAAAVAHLLDRPPGHFQGPLVAVLSGGNIDPVLLMRIIRHGMAAEGRYMHFRVRVPDRPGSLAAILDHLAALSANVLEVGHVRTSSELLIDEVEIGIQVETMGPSHQEKVLASLQKKGYRPLFN, from the coding sequence ATGCCCGAAGTATCCCTTCCCGTGGGTTTGCACGACATTCAAGCGGCACAAGTGCTCTTGAAGGATGTGGTGCGCCCTACCCTGCTGGACTACAGCCGCAACTTATCAGAGCGTGCCGGCACGGATGTTTACCTAAAATGTGAGAACCTGAACCGAACGGGCTCCTTCAAAATACGCGGTGCCTACAACCGGATGGCCCACCTGACGGAGGAAGGGAAAGCCAGTGGCGTTGTGGCGGCCTCGGCAGGAAACCACGCCCAGGGGGTGGCTTTGGCCGCCCGGCTATTGGGCATCAAAGCGACCATTGTCATGCCCCACGGGGCATCCGCCCCAAAGCTGCTGGCCACACGGGGCTATGGCGCCACGGTGGAGCAAACGGGGCATACCATTGACGATTGTTTGGTACGGGCCAAGGAAATCGAAGATAAAACCGGGGCGGTGCTGATCCATCCCTTCAACCACCAGGACATCATCGCGGGGCAAGGGACCTGTGGCCTGGAGGTCCTTGAACAATGCCCCAAGGTAAAGACCATTTTGGTAAGTACGGGCGGGGGCGGCTTGCTGGCAGGCATTGCCACCGCGGTAAAATCCCTGCGGCCGGATGTAAAAATAATTGGCGTACAGGCGGAACAGGCCGCAGCCTACCCCCCCTCCCTTAAGGAGGGAAAACCTGTGGCGATAAAAAACATGAACACCATGGCTGACGGCATCGCGGTGGGCCATCCCGGGGAAATCCCGTTTGCCATCATCAACCAGTTGGTGGATGCGGTGGAAACGGTCAGCGAGAATTGCCTTTCGGGCACGCTGCTGTATTTGCTGGAGCGCGCCAAGCTGGTGGTGGAGCCCGCGGGTGCCGCGGCCGTGGCCCACTTGCTTGACCGGCCGCCAGGCCATTTCCAGGGCCCTTTGGTGGCGGTATTGTCGGGCGGGAATATCGACCCGGTGTTATTGATGCGTATCATCCGGCACGGGATGGCCGCAGAAGGGCGCTACATGCACTTTCGTGTCCGTGTGCCCGATAGGCCCGGTTCATTGGCCGCCATTTTGGACCACCTGGCCGCCTTGTCCGCCAACGTATTGGAAGTAGGGCATGTGCGCACATCGTCCGAACTGCTCATCGATGAGGTGGAGATAGGCATACAGGTGGAAACCATGGGGCCATCGCACCAGGAAAAAGTGTTGGCCTCTTTACAGAAAAAGGGTTATAGGCCGTTGTTTAATTGA
- a CDS encoding HsdR family type I site-specific deoxyribonuclease produces MRITENTIEDFAIKLLEHLGYEYIYAPSIAHDGENPERSSYEEILLTHRMAEAVRRINPTVPPAAQEEAIKEIQRIHSPELLTNNESFHRLLTEGIKVSYQKDGQQRGDLVWLIDFNTPENNDFIVANQFTVVEDGVNKRPDVILFVNGIPLVVIELKNAADENATIKSAFRQIETYKAVIPSLFTYNAFTIISDGLEARAGTLSSGMSRFMAWKSADGKEEASHLVSQMETLINGMLNKETLLDLVRHFIVFEKSKKEDAKTGVTTISTVKKLAAYHQYYAVNRAVESVLRATNSPSLKGWQTKSDGVVNSPPKEGWSQTGVVRNSRVKEISRNSKNYFSLPYNPKLKERARELRKAGNLPEVLFWNEVKNRQFKGYDFDRQKIIGNYIVDFYCTNCNVVIEIDGSSHDEKQEYDAERDAYLESLGLTVIHIPVEDVMKRIKETMNWLYEHPALEPPRPSGTPPEEGNVQESPESYGVAGVKSQPKGDRKGGVVWHTQGSGKSLSMVFFTGKIVLALNNPTVVVITDRNDLDDQLFDTFASSTQLLRQEPKQVEDRNDLKEKLKVASGGVIFTTIQKFSPEEGNVYEILSERENIVVIADEAHRTQYGFKAKTVDEKDEHGNVIGKKTVYGFAKYMRDALPNATYIGFTGTPIESTDVNTPAVFGNYIDIYDIAQAVEDGATVRIYYESRLAKVNLSEEGKKLVEELDDELDVEELTETQKAKAKWTQLEALIGSENRIKNVANDIIQHFGQRQEVFEGKGMIVAMSRRIAADLYAEIIKLKPEWHSDDLDKGVIKVVMTSSSSDGLKIAKHHTTKQQRRTLADRMKDPDDELKLVIVRDMWLTGFDAPSMHTLYIDKPMKGHNLMQAIARVNRVYKDKPGGLVVDYLGIASDLKKALSFYSDAGGKGDPTIAQAQAVELMLEKLEVVSQMFNEFPSHGGVPEGRGGEFPSHGGVPEGRGGFPYENYFQAETGQKLSMILAAEEHILGLEDGKKRYINEVTALSKAFAIAVPHEQAMDVKDEVSFFQAVKARLAKFDGTGSGRADEEIETTIRQVIDQALVSEQVIDVFDAAGIKKPDISILSEDFLMELKGMEHKNVALEVLKKLLNDEIKSVSKRNLVEGKSLKDMLENSIRKYHNKILTAAEVMEELIKLSKEVVNAQEGPRKMGLSDFEYAFYTAVADNQSARELMGQDKLRELAVIITERVKQNATIDWTIKESVRAKLKVIIKRTLRQYGYPPDMQKLATETVLKQAEMIAKELSMG; encoded by the coding sequence ATGAGAATAACTGAAAATACCATAGAAGATTTTGCCATCAAATTGTTGGAGCATTTGGGCTATGAATATATCTATGCTCCAAGTATTGCTCATGATGGCGAAAATCCAGAACGTAGTTCATACGAAGAAATTCTGCTCACTCATCGCATGGCAGAAGCAGTGCGAAGAATCAACCCCACCGTACCACCCGCTGCACAAGAAGAAGCCATCAAAGAGATTCAGCGTATCCATTCGCCAGAGTTATTGACCAACAATGAAAGCTTTCATCGCCTATTGACCGAAGGCATCAAAGTCAGCTACCAGAAAGACGGTCAGCAAAGAGGTGATTTGGTGTGGTTAATCGACTTCAACACACCCGAAAACAACGACTTTATAGTTGCCAACCAGTTTACGGTGGTAGAAGATGGCGTAAACAAACGCCCAGATGTTATTCTGTTTGTCAACGGTATTCCTTTGGTGGTCATCGAACTCAAAAATGCAGCAGATGAAAACGCTACCATCAAATCGGCTTTCCGTCAGATAGAAACCTACAAAGCAGTCATTCCAAGTCTGTTTACTTATAATGCATTCACGATTATTTCAGATGGATTGGAAGCCAGAGCAGGAACGCTTTCATCGGGCATGAGCCGTTTTATGGCTTGGAAATCGGCAGACGGCAAAGAGGAAGCATCGCACTTGGTGAGCCAAATGGAAACGCTCATCAATGGCATGCTCAACAAAGAAACCTTGCTGGATTTGGTACGGCATTTCATTGTGTTTGAAAAATCAAAAAAGGAAGACGCCAAAACTGGCGTAACCACCATTTCAACCGTCAAAAAATTAGCCGCTTATCATCAGTACTATGCCGTAAACCGAGCGGTGGAATCTGTCTTACGTGCCACAAATTCCCCTTCCCTGAAGGGGTGGCAGACGAAGTCTGACGGGGTAGTAAATTCCCCTCCCAAGGAGGGGTGGTCGCAGACCGGGGTGGTCCGAAACTCAAGAGTTAAAGAAATATCTCGAAATTCAAAGAATTATTTCTCACTACCATACAACCCAAAACTAAAAGAAAGAGCAAGGGAATTGCGCAAAGCAGGAAACCTCCCTGAGGTACTTTTTTGGAATGAGGTAAAAAACAGGCAATTCAAAGGTTATGACTTTGATCGTCAAAAAATCATCGGTAATTATATCGTTGATTTTTATTGCACGAATTGCAATGTAGTAATAGAAATAGACGGCAGTAGTCATGATGAGAAGCAGGAATATGATGCGGAAAGAGATGCATATTTGGAGTCACTTGGATTAACAGTGATTCATATACCTGTGGAAGATGTCATGAAGCGGATAAAGGAGACGATGAATTGGCTTTATGAACATCCGGCACTTGAACCACCCCGCCCTTCGGGCACCCCTCCAGAGGAGGGGAATGTGCAGGAATCACCTGAAAGTTATGGTGTCGCAGGCGTAAAATCTCAGCCCAAAGGCGACCGAAAAGGCGGTGTGGTGTGGCATACCCAAGGAAGTGGCAAATCGCTTTCCATGGTGTTTTTCACGGGTAAAATCGTACTGGCTTTGAACAATCCAACTGTTGTGGTCATCACCGACCGTAACGACTTGGACGACCAACTCTTTGACACCTTTGCTTCATCTACGCAGCTTTTGCGACAGGAACCGAAGCAGGTTGAAGACAGAAACGATTTAAAAGAAAAGCTCAAAGTGGCTTCCGGTGGGGTCATCTTCACCACTATTCAAAAGTTTTCTCCCGAGGAAGGGAATGTGTACGAAATACTTTCAGAGCGGGAAAATATCGTGGTGATTGCCGATGAAGCCCACCGAACACAGTACGGTTTCAAAGCCAAAACAGTAGATGAAAAAGACGAGCATGGCAATGTGATTGGAAAGAAAACCGTGTACGGCTTTGCCAAGTACATGCGTGATGCTTTGCCCAATGCCACCTACATTGGTTTTACAGGAACACCAATTGAAAGTACCGATGTAAACACACCTGCCGTTTTTGGAAACTATATTGATATCTATGACATTGCTCAAGCGGTAGAAGACGGAGCAACCGTTCGCATATACTACGAAAGCCGTTTGGCAAAAGTGAACCTGAGCGAAGAAGGTAAAAAGCTGGTAGAGGAACTGGATGATGAGTTGGACGTTGAAGAACTCACCGAAACCCAAAAAGCCAAAGCAAAATGGACACAGTTGGAAGCTTTAATCGGCAGTGAAAACCGAATCAAAAATGTAGCCAACGACATCATTCAACATTTTGGCCAGCGTCAAGAAGTATTTGAGGGCAAAGGAATGATTGTCGCCATGTCCAGAAGAATTGCAGCTGATTTGTATGCCGAAATCATCAAACTAAAACCTGAGTGGCATTCAGATGATTTGGACAAAGGTGTGATTAAAGTAGTAATGACTTCTTCATCTTCGGATGGATTGAAAATCGCCAAGCACCATACCACCAAACAACAGCGAAGAACACTAGCTGACCGAATGAAAGACCCAGATGATGAATTGAAACTCGTGATTGTTCGGGATATGTGGCTTACTGGTTTTGATGCCCCAAGTATGCACACGCTTTACATCGACAAACCGATGAAAGGCCACAACCTGATGCAAGCCATTGCAAGGGTAAACCGAGTTTATAAGGACAAGCCAGGTGGTTTGGTAGTTGATTATTTGGGTATTGCTTCTGACTTGAAAAAAGCACTGTCATTTTATTCAGATGCAGGTGGTAAAGGTGATCCAACCATTGCCCAAGCCCAAGCGGTTGAATTGATGCTGGAAAAACTTGAAGTGGTTTCGCAGATGTTCAATGAATTCCCCTCCCATGGAGGGGTGCCCGAAGGGCGGGGTGGTGAATTCCCCTCCCATGGAGGGGTGCCCGAAGGGCGGGGTGGTTTCCCTTACGAAAACTATTTCCAAGCAGAAACGGGTCAAAAACTTTCCATGATTTTGGCAGCCGAAGAACACATTCTCGGACTGGAAGATGGCAAGAAACGATACATCAATGAAGTAACTGCGCTTTCTAAAGCCTTTGCGATTGCTGTTCCACATGAGCAAGCGATGGACGTGAAAGATGAAGTTTCTTTTTTTCAAGCCGTAAAAGCAAGATTAGCCAAGTTTGACGGTACAGGTTCAGGCAGAGCCGATGAAGAAATTGAGACCACCATTCGCCAAGTCATTGACCAAGCCTTGGTTTCTGAACAAGTGATTGATGTGTTTGATGCAGCAGGGATCAAGAAACCAGACATTTCCATTCTGTCCGAAGACTTCCTGATGGAACTCAAAGGAATGGAACACAAGAATGTGGCGCTGGAAGTTTTGAAAAAGTTGCTTAATGATGAGATCAAATCGGTGTCCAAAAGAAATTTAGTAGAAGGAAAGTCTCTTAAAGATATGCTGGAGAATTCCATCAGAAAATATCACAACAAGATATTGACCGCAGCAGAGGTAATGGAAGAATTGATAAAACTGAGCAAAGAAGTAGTCAATGCTCAAGAGGGCCCAAGGAAAATGGGTCTATCAGACTTTGAATATGCTTTCTACACTGCAGTGGCTGATAATCAGAGTGCCAGGGAGTTAATGGGTCAAGACAAGCTAAGGGAGTTGGCTGTGATCATTACCGAACGGGTAAAACAAAACGCAACCATCGACTGGACAATTAAAGAAAGTGTACGGGCTAAACTGAAAGTCATCATCAAGCGGACTTTGAGACAATACGGATATCCACCGGACATGCAAAAACTGGCAACAGAAACGGTACTGAAACAAGCGGAAATGATTGCGAAAGAATTGTCAATGGGCTAA
- a CDS encoding GxxExxY protein — protein sequence MIKEQYKYSDLTSKIIGSAMEVHRQLGNGFQEVIYQRALEIEMASQGISFSREYEMPVFYKEQQIGTRRVDFLVEGIVSVELKAIIQLEDVHLAQAINYLEAYDLEVGLLINFGAKSLQFKRLSNKSFKQQNQGNPKIKKNHSSDK from the coding sequence ATGATTAAAGAGCAATACAAATATTCAGACTTGACCAGCAAAATCATTGGCTCTGCAATGGAAGTGCATCGGCAATTGGGTAATGGATTTCAGGAAGTGATTTATCAGCGGGCATTGGAAATTGAAATGGCATCTCAAGGCATCTCTTTTAGCCGTGAGTATGAAATGCCTGTATTTTACAAGGAGCAGCAAATAGGTACTAGGCGTGTTGATTTTTTGGTGGAAGGAATAGTATCTGTAGAGCTAAAAGCCATCATACAATTAGAAGATGTACACTTAGCACAAGCCATTAATTATCTTGAAGCCTATGATTTAGAGGTGGGTTTGCTCATCAATTTTGGTGCTAAGTCGCTACAGTTTAAAAGATTAAGCAACAAATCATTCAAACAGCAAAATCAAGGCAATCCCAAAATCAAAAAAAATCATAGTTCAGACAAATGA